In Physeter macrocephalus isolate SW-GA chromosome 2, ASM283717v5, whole genome shotgun sequence, a single window of DNA contains:
- the RNF187 gene encoding E3 ubiquitin-protein ligase RNF187, protein MVHTRGPKQATAARTLRGAHRCQDPAWWSTPLPGPCAGCPAVPVAILVLRPCSPSPSPALRPRFSCVPVPGFPPCLRPRKPRHLCSSVRVPVCALLEGPAAAALALPAGPAEAACALCQRAPREPVRADCGHRFCRACVVRFWAEEDGPFPCPECADDCWQRAVEPSRPPLSRRLLALEEAAAAPARDGPASEAALQLLCRADGGPLCAACRMAAGPEPPEWEPRWRKALRGKENKGSVEIMRKDLNDARDLHGQAESAAAVWKGHVMDRRKKALTDYKKLRAFFAEEEGRFLQEAEKEEGSLDDEDEDPAERFRSLLQAVSELERRHRNLGLSMLLQ, encoded by the exons ATGGTGCACACGAGGGGTCCCAAGCAGGCG ACCGCTGCCCGGACCTTGCGTGGAGCACACCGCTGCCAGGACCCTGCGTGGTGGAGCACACCCCTGCCAGGACCCTGCGCCGGGTGCCCAGCCGTCCCAGTCGCCATTCTTGTCCTTCGTCCCTGCTCTCCATCCCCGTCCCCGGCTCTGCGGCCGCGCTTTTCCTGCGTCCCGGTCCCCGGCTTTCCCCCGTGTCTCCGGCCTCGCAAGCCCAGGCACCTGTGCTCCTCGGTCCGCGTCCCTGTCTGCGCCCTCCTCGAGGGCCCCGCCGCCGCTGCCCTGGCGCTTCCCGCGGGCCCAGCCGAGGCCGCCTGCGCCCTGTGCCAGCGCGCGCCCCGCGAGCCGGTGCGCGCCGACTGCGGCCATCGCTTCTGCCGGGCGTGCGTGGTGCGATTCTGGGCGGAGGAGGACGGGCCTTTCCCGTGTCCCGAGTGCGCCGACGACTGCTGGCAGCGCGCTGTGGAGCCCAGCCGCCCGCCGCTCAGCCGCCGCCTGCTGGCGCTCGAGGAGGCTGCCGCGGCGCCCGCGCGCGACGGCCCGGCCTCTGAGGCGGCGCTGCAGCTGCTGTGCCGAGCCGACGGGGGCCCGCTGTGCGCCGCTTGCCGCATGGCCGCGGGGCCCGAGCCGCCCGAGTGGGAGCCCCGCTGGAGGAAGGCGCTGCGCGGCAAG GAGAACAAGGGATCTGTGGAGATCATGAGGAAAGATCTGAACGATGCTCGGGACCTGCATGGCCAGGCTGAGTCCGCCGCTGCTGTGTGGAAG GGACATGTGATGGACCGGAGGAAGAAGGCCCTGACTGACTACAAGAAGCTTCGGGCCTTCTTTGCCGAGGAGGAGGGGCGCTTCCTGcaggaagcagagaaagaggaagggtccCTGGACGACGAGGATGAGGACCCAGCGGAGAGGTTCAGGTCCCTGCTGCAGGCTGTGTCGGAGCTGGAGAGGAGGCACCGCAACCTAGGCCTCAGTATGCTGCTCCAG